One Arvicanthis niloticus isolate mArvNil1 chromosome 13, mArvNil1.pat.X, whole genome shotgun sequence genomic window carries:
- the Tonsl gene encoding tonsoku-like protein isoform X1 → MTLEQELRQLSKAKARAQRNGQLREEADYCHQLGELLASHGRFREALEEHQQELHLLESVQDTLGCAVAHRKIGERLAEMENYSAALKHQHLYLDLAGSLSNHTELQRAWATIGRTHLDVYDHCQSRDSLLQAQAAFEKSLAIVDEKLEGMLTQRELSEMRTRLYLNLGLTCESLQQTALCNNYFKKSIFLAEQNRLYEDLFRAQYNLGAIHWRGGQHSQAMRCLEGARECARAMKRKFMESECCMLLSQVLQDLGDFLAAKRALKKAYRLGSQKPNQRAAVCQSLKYVLTVIQLQQQLEEAEGNDLQGAMAICEQLGDLFSKEGDFPKASEAYQKQLRFAELLNRPDLELAVIHESLATTLGDMKDHHKAVHHYEEELRLRKGNALEEAKTWFNIALSREEAGDAYEVLAPCFQKAFCCAQQAQRFQLQRQILQHLYTVQLKLQPQEACDTEIRLQELSKAKDTEEEEEEEEEEEEASETLETSELELSESEDDADGLSQQLEEEEEELQGCLGRRKINKWNRRNDMGETLLHRACIEGQLRRVQDLVKQGHPLNPRDYCGWTPLHEACNYGHLEIVRFLLDHGAAVDDPGGQGCDGITPLHDALNCGHFEVAELLIERGASVTLRTKKGLSPLETLQQWVKLYLRDLNLETRQKAASMERRLQMASAGQASHSSPALQTIPSNHLFDPETSPPSSPCPEPSSYTPRPPEASPAPAKVFLEETVSAVSRPRKNRHRPTSSSSSSEDEDDISPCRPSQKRPRHTTQQGEAKTSDPSKSRETATSSACRAAYQAAIRGVGSAQSRRLVPSLPRGSEEIPAPKTALIPEEEYLTGEWLEVDTPLTRSSRPSTSVSDYDRCPARPRTRARQSRPTSLDGWCARTKAGDGRLTAESTENPSVPRTSGPNKENCAAGQPSLLVQPPPIRVRVQIQDNLFLIPVPHSSDVRCVAWLAEQAAQRYFQTCGLLPRLTLRKDGALLAPQDPIPDVLQSNDEVLAEVTSWDLPPLKDRYRRACQSLGQGEHQQVLQAMEHQSSSPSFSACSLALCQAQLTPLLRALKLHTALRELRLAGNRLGDACATELLATLGTMPNLVLLDLSSNHLGQEGLRQFVEGSSGQAALQNLEELDLSMNPLGDGCGQALASLLRACPTLSTLRLQACGFSPSFFLSHQAALGSAFQDAEHLKTLSLSYNTLGAPALARVLQSLPACTLLHLELSSVAASKSNSSLMEPVIKYLTKEGCALAHLTLSANCLSDKAVRDLSRCLPCCPSLTSLDLSANPEVSCASLEELLSALQERSQGLSFLGLSGCSIQGPLNSDLWDKIFVQLQELQLCSKDLSTKDRDTLCQRLPEGACTLDQGSKLFFKCL, encoded by the exons ATGACCCTGGAACAGGAGCTTCGCC AGCTGAGCAAGGCCAAGGCCAGGGCCCAAAGGAATGGACAACTGCGCGAGGAGGCAGACTACTGCCACCAGTTGGGGGAGCTGCTGGCTAGCCACG GCCGCTTCAGGGAAGCTTTGGAGGAGCACCAGCAGGAGCTACATCTGCTAGAGAGTGTCCAGGACACCCTAGGCTGTGCTGTGGCCCACCGCAAGATCGGAGAGCGGCTGGCTGAAATGGAGAATTACTCTGCTGCTCTGAAG CACCAGCATCTCTACTTGGATTTGGCTGGCTCCCTGTCAAACCACACTGAACTGCAGAGAGCCTGGGCCACCATTGGCCGCACTCATCTGGATGTGTATGACCACTGCCAATCAAGAGATTCCTTGCTGCAGGCACAGGCTGCCTTTGAGAAGAGCTTGGCTATTGTGGATGAGAAACTAGAGG GGATGCTGACCCAGCGGGAACTGAGTGAGATGAGGACCCGTCTCTACCTGAATCTGGGCCTTACCTGTGAGAGTCTTCAGCAGACAGCCCTGTGCAACAACTACTTCAAAAAGAGCATCTTTCTCGCTGA GCAGAACCGTCTCTATGAAGATCTGTTCCGGGCCCAATACAACCTGGGTGCCATCCACTGGCGCGGAGGGCAGCATTCTCAGGCCATGCGCTGCTTGGAAGGGGCCCGGGAATGCGCACGTGCCATGAAGAGGAAATTCATGGAAAGTGAATGTTGCATGCTTCTCTCTCAG GTGCTTCAAGATCTGGGGGACTTCCTGGCTGCCAAACGAGCCCTGAAGAAGGCCTATAGGTTGGGCTCCCAGAAGCCGAACCAGAGAGCAGCTGTCTGTCAGAGTCTCAAGTATG TATTGACAGTGATCCAGCTGCAACAGCAGCTGGAAGAGGCTGAGGGCAATGATCTTCAAGGTGCCATGGCCATCTGTGAGCAGTTGGGGGACCTTTTCTCCAAAGAGGGTGACTTTCCCAAGGCGTCTGAGGCTTACCAGAAGCAG CTGCGCTTTGCTGAGCTGCTGAACAGACCAGATCTCGAGCTGGCTGTCATCCATGAATCCCTGGCCACCACGCTGGGAGACATGAAGGATCACCACAAGGCAGTACACCACTATGAGGAAGAGCTGAGACTACGCAAGGGCAATGCCCTGGAG gAAGCTAAGACTTGGTTCAACATTGCACTGTCACGTGAGGAAGCTGGTGATGCATATGAGGTGCTAGCTCCATGCTTCCAAAAGGCTTTTTGCTGTGCCCAACAGGCCCAGCGGTTCCAGCTGCAG AGGCAGATCTTACAGCACCTTTATACTGTGCAACTAAAGTTGCAGCCCCAAGAAGCCTGTGACACTGAAATTAGACTGCAGGAACTgagtaaggcaaaagacacagaggaagaggaggaggaagaagaggaagaggaggaagccagtGAGACCCTGGAGACCAGTGAACTGGAGCTCTCAGAGAGCG AGGATGATGCTGATGGCCTGTCTCagcagctggaggaggaggaggaggagcttcaGGGCTGCCTGGGCCGCCGGAAGATAAACAAG TGGAACCGGCGCAACGACATGGGAGAGACCCTGCTGCACCGAGCTTGCATTGAAGGCCAACTGCGCCGTGTCCAGGACCTTGTGAAACAG GGGCATCCCCTGAATCCCCGAGACTACTGTGGTTGGACACCTCTCCATGAAGCATGCAACTATGGGCATCTTG agattGTGCGCTTCCTTCTGGACCATGGAGCAGCAGTGGATGACCCAGGTGGCCAGGGGTGTGATGGCATCACGCCCCTGCATGATGCCCTCAACTGTGGCCACTTTGAGGTAGCTGAACTACTCATTGAGCGAGGGGCATCCGTAACTCTCCGTACCAAGAAG GGCCTCAGCCCACTGGAGACACTGCAGCAATGGGTGAAGCTGTACCTCAGGGACCTTAACCTTgagacaagacagaaggcagcatccatggagaggagactCCAGATGGCCTCCGCAGGCCAAG cttcccacagctcccctgCCCTCCAGACCATTCCAAGTAACCATCTATTTGACCCTGAGACCTCTCCTCCTTCAAGCCCCTGTCCAGAACCCTCCTCATATACTCCTAGACCTCCAGaggcctctccagcccctgctaaGGTCTTTCTGGAGGAAACTGTGTCTGCAGTGTCCAGACCTCGAAAGAACAGGCACAGGCCAaccagcagcagtagcagctcGGAGGATGAGGACGATATAAGTCCCTGCAGGCCATCTCAGAAAAGACCGAGACATACCACACAGCAGGGTGAAGCCAAGACGTCTGACCCATCCAAAAGTAGAGAGACAGCCACATCAAGTGCTTGCCGGGCTGCTTACCAAGCAGCCATCCGAGGTGTGGGCAGTGCCCAGAGCCGTCGCTTGGTGCCTAGCCTGCCTCGGGGCTCAGAGGAAATCCCTGCCCCCAAGACAGCACTCATTCCTGAGGAGGAATACCTGACTGGGGAATGGCTGGAAGTAGATACACCTCTGACCCGCAGCAGCAGGCCCAGTACCTCAGTGTCAGACTATGACCGATGCCCTGCAAGGCCCCGGACTCGTGCCAGGCAGAGTCGCCCAACAAGTCTTGATGGTTGGTGTGCACGGACTAAAGCAGGAGATGGCCGCTTGACTGCAGAATCTACAGAGAACCCCAGCGTGCCTAGGACCTCAGGACCCAACAAGGAAAATTGTGCAGCAGGCCAGCCTTCG CTTCTGGTCCAGCCCCCTCCCATCCGGGTTCGAGTTCAAATTCAGGATAACCTTTTCCTCATCCCTGTCCCACACAG CAGTGATGTCCGTTGTGTGGCTTGGCTAGCAGAGCAAGCCGCCCAGCGCTACTTCCAAACTTGTGGGCTACTCCCAAGGCTCACCCTACGGAAGGATGGAGCACTACTGGCCCCACAGGACCCCATCCCTGATGTGTTGCAAAGTAACGATGAG GTGTTGGCTGAAGTGACTTCATGGGACCTTCCTCCACTGAAGGACCGCTACCGCAGAGCCTGCCAGAGCCTGGGACAAG GCGAGCACCAGCAAGTGCTCCAGGCCATGGAGCACCAGAGTTCAAGCCCTTCGTTTAGTGCCTGTTCCCTGGCCTTGTGCCAAGCCCAACTCACACCCCTGCTGAGGGCCCTCAAGTTACACACAGCGCTCCGGGAGCTGCGCCTTGCTGGGAACCGACTAGGGGATGCGTGTGCTACTGAGCTGCTGGCCACCCTGGGCACCATGCCGAACCTGGTCCTCCTCGATCTCTCTTCCAATCACTTGGGCCAGGAAGGTCTGCGTCAGTTTGTCGAAGGCTCCTCAGGCCAGGCTGCTTTGCAG AACTTGGAGGAACTGGACTTGAGTATGAATCCACTCGGAGATGGTTGTGGCCAGGCCCTGGCCTCCCTTCTGCGGGCCTGCCCCACGCTCAGCACCCTGCGCCTACAGGCCTGTGGCTTCAGCCCCAGCTTCTTCCTGAGCCACCAGGCTGCTCTGGGTAGTGCCTTCCAAG ATGCCGAGCACCTGAAGACCTTGTCCTTATCCTACAATACGCTTGGTGCTCCTGCCCTGGCGAGGGTGCTCCAGAGCTTACCGGCCTGTACCCTCCTGCATTTGGAGCTTAGCTCTGTGGCAGCCAGCAAGAGCAACTCGAGTCTCATGGAGCCTGTTATCAAATACTTGACCAAG GAAGGCTGTGCTCTGGCCCACCTAACCCTGTCTGCAAACTGCCTGAGTGACAAGGCTGTGAGAGACCTGAGCAG ATGTCTCCCTTGCTGCCCCTCACTCACCTCTCTGGACCTGTCTGCCAACCCTGAGGTCAGCTGTGCCAGCCTGGAGGAGCTCTTGTCTGCCCTACAAGAGCGGTCCCAAGGCCTCAGCTTCCTAGGCTTGTCAG GCTGCTCTATTCAAGGCCCGCTGAACTCTGACCTCTGGGACAAGATCTTCGTGCAGTTGCAGGAGCTGCAGTTGTGCAGCAAAGACCTGAGCACAAAAGACCGAGACACCCTGTGTCAGAGACTGCCGGAGGGTGCCTGCACACTGGACCAAGGTTCCAAGCTCTTCTTTAAATGCCTCTGA
- the Tonsl gene encoding tonsoku-like protein isoform X2 produces the protein MTLEQELRQLSKAKARAQRNGQLREEADYCHQLGELLASHGRFREALEEHQQELHLLESVQDTLGCAVAHRKIGERLAEMENYSAALKHQHLYLDLAGSLSNHTELQRAWATIGRTHLDVYDHCQSRDSLLQAQAAFEKSLAIVDEKLEGMLTQRELSEMRTRLYLNLGLTCESLQQTALCNNYFKKSIFLAEQNRLYEDLFRAQYNLGAIHWRGGQHSQAMRCLEGARECARAMKRKFMESECCMLLSQVLQDLGDFLAAKRALKKAYRLGSQKPNQRAAVCQSLKYVLTVIQLQQQLEEAEGNDLQGAMAICEQLGDLFSKEGDFPKASEAYQKQLRFAELLNRPDLELAVIHESLATTLGDMKDHHKAVHHYEEELRLRKGNALEEAKTWFNIALSREEAGDAYEVLAPCFQKAFCCAQQAQRFQLQRQILQHLYTVQLKLQPQEACDTEIRLQELSKAKDTEEEEEEEEEEEEASETLETSELELSESEDDADGLSQQLEEEEEELQGCLGRRKINKWNRRNDMGETLLHRACIEGQLRRVQDLVKQGHPLNPRDYCGWTPLHEACNYGHLEIVRFLLDHGAAVDDPGGQGCDGITPLHDALNCGHFEVAELLIERGASVTLRTKKGLSPLETLQQWVKLYLRDLNLETRQKAASMERRLQMASAGQASHSSPALQTIPSNHLFDPETSPPSSPCPEPSSYTPRPPEASPAPAKVFLEETVSAVSRPRKNRHRPTSSSSSSEDEDDISPCRPSQKRPRHTTQQGEAKTSDPSKSRETATSSACRAAYQAAIRGVGSAQSRRLVPSLPRGSEEIPAPKTALIPEEEYLTGEWLEVDTPLTRSSRPSTSVSDYDRCPARPRTRARQSRPTSLDGWCARTKAGDGRLTAESTENPSVPRTSGPNKENCAAGQPSLLVQPPPIRVRVQIQDNLFLIPVPHSDVRCVAWLAEQAAQRYFQTCGLLPRLTLRKDGALLAPQDPIPDVLQSNDEVLAEVTSWDLPPLKDRYRRACQSLGQGEHQQVLQAMEHQSSSPSFSACSLALCQAQLTPLLRALKLHTALRELRLAGNRLGDACATELLATLGTMPNLVLLDLSSNHLGQEGLRQFVEGSSGQAALQNLEELDLSMNPLGDGCGQALASLLRACPTLSTLRLQACGFSPSFFLSHQAALGSAFQDAEHLKTLSLSYNTLGAPALARVLQSLPACTLLHLELSSVAASKSNSSLMEPVIKYLTKEGCALAHLTLSANCLSDKAVRDLSRCLPCCPSLTSLDLSANPEVSCASLEELLSALQERSQGLSFLGLSGCSIQGPLNSDLWDKIFVQLQELQLCSKDLSTKDRDTLCQRLPEGACTLDQGSKLFFKCL, from the exons ATGACCCTGGAACAGGAGCTTCGCC AGCTGAGCAAGGCCAAGGCCAGGGCCCAAAGGAATGGACAACTGCGCGAGGAGGCAGACTACTGCCACCAGTTGGGGGAGCTGCTGGCTAGCCACG GCCGCTTCAGGGAAGCTTTGGAGGAGCACCAGCAGGAGCTACATCTGCTAGAGAGTGTCCAGGACACCCTAGGCTGTGCTGTGGCCCACCGCAAGATCGGAGAGCGGCTGGCTGAAATGGAGAATTACTCTGCTGCTCTGAAG CACCAGCATCTCTACTTGGATTTGGCTGGCTCCCTGTCAAACCACACTGAACTGCAGAGAGCCTGGGCCACCATTGGCCGCACTCATCTGGATGTGTATGACCACTGCCAATCAAGAGATTCCTTGCTGCAGGCACAGGCTGCCTTTGAGAAGAGCTTGGCTATTGTGGATGAGAAACTAGAGG GGATGCTGACCCAGCGGGAACTGAGTGAGATGAGGACCCGTCTCTACCTGAATCTGGGCCTTACCTGTGAGAGTCTTCAGCAGACAGCCCTGTGCAACAACTACTTCAAAAAGAGCATCTTTCTCGCTGA GCAGAACCGTCTCTATGAAGATCTGTTCCGGGCCCAATACAACCTGGGTGCCATCCACTGGCGCGGAGGGCAGCATTCTCAGGCCATGCGCTGCTTGGAAGGGGCCCGGGAATGCGCACGTGCCATGAAGAGGAAATTCATGGAAAGTGAATGTTGCATGCTTCTCTCTCAG GTGCTTCAAGATCTGGGGGACTTCCTGGCTGCCAAACGAGCCCTGAAGAAGGCCTATAGGTTGGGCTCCCAGAAGCCGAACCAGAGAGCAGCTGTCTGTCAGAGTCTCAAGTATG TATTGACAGTGATCCAGCTGCAACAGCAGCTGGAAGAGGCTGAGGGCAATGATCTTCAAGGTGCCATGGCCATCTGTGAGCAGTTGGGGGACCTTTTCTCCAAAGAGGGTGACTTTCCCAAGGCGTCTGAGGCTTACCAGAAGCAG CTGCGCTTTGCTGAGCTGCTGAACAGACCAGATCTCGAGCTGGCTGTCATCCATGAATCCCTGGCCACCACGCTGGGAGACATGAAGGATCACCACAAGGCAGTACACCACTATGAGGAAGAGCTGAGACTACGCAAGGGCAATGCCCTGGAG gAAGCTAAGACTTGGTTCAACATTGCACTGTCACGTGAGGAAGCTGGTGATGCATATGAGGTGCTAGCTCCATGCTTCCAAAAGGCTTTTTGCTGTGCCCAACAGGCCCAGCGGTTCCAGCTGCAG AGGCAGATCTTACAGCACCTTTATACTGTGCAACTAAAGTTGCAGCCCCAAGAAGCCTGTGACACTGAAATTAGACTGCAGGAACTgagtaaggcaaaagacacagaggaagaggaggaggaagaagaggaagaggaggaagccagtGAGACCCTGGAGACCAGTGAACTGGAGCTCTCAGAGAGCG AGGATGATGCTGATGGCCTGTCTCagcagctggaggaggaggaggaggagcttcaGGGCTGCCTGGGCCGCCGGAAGATAAACAAG TGGAACCGGCGCAACGACATGGGAGAGACCCTGCTGCACCGAGCTTGCATTGAAGGCCAACTGCGCCGTGTCCAGGACCTTGTGAAACAG GGGCATCCCCTGAATCCCCGAGACTACTGTGGTTGGACACCTCTCCATGAAGCATGCAACTATGGGCATCTTG agattGTGCGCTTCCTTCTGGACCATGGAGCAGCAGTGGATGACCCAGGTGGCCAGGGGTGTGATGGCATCACGCCCCTGCATGATGCCCTCAACTGTGGCCACTTTGAGGTAGCTGAACTACTCATTGAGCGAGGGGCATCCGTAACTCTCCGTACCAAGAAG GGCCTCAGCCCACTGGAGACACTGCAGCAATGGGTGAAGCTGTACCTCAGGGACCTTAACCTTgagacaagacagaaggcagcatccatggagaggagactCCAGATGGCCTCCGCAGGCCAAG cttcccacagctcccctgCCCTCCAGACCATTCCAAGTAACCATCTATTTGACCCTGAGACCTCTCCTCCTTCAAGCCCCTGTCCAGAACCCTCCTCATATACTCCTAGACCTCCAGaggcctctccagcccctgctaaGGTCTTTCTGGAGGAAACTGTGTCTGCAGTGTCCAGACCTCGAAAGAACAGGCACAGGCCAaccagcagcagtagcagctcGGAGGATGAGGACGATATAAGTCCCTGCAGGCCATCTCAGAAAAGACCGAGACATACCACACAGCAGGGTGAAGCCAAGACGTCTGACCCATCCAAAAGTAGAGAGACAGCCACATCAAGTGCTTGCCGGGCTGCTTACCAAGCAGCCATCCGAGGTGTGGGCAGTGCCCAGAGCCGTCGCTTGGTGCCTAGCCTGCCTCGGGGCTCAGAGGAAATCCCTGCCCCCAAGACAGCACTCATTCCTGAGGAGGAATACCTGACTGGGGAATGGCTGGAAGTAGATACACCTCTGACCCGCAGCAGCAGGCCCAGTACCTCAGTGTCAGACTATGACCGATGCCCTGCAAGGCCCCGGACTCGTGCCAGGCAGAGTCGCCCAACAAGTCTTGATGGTTGGTGTGCACGGACTAAAGCAGGAGATGGCCGCTTGACTGCAGAATCTACAGAGAACCCCAGCGTGCCTAGGACCTCAGGACCCAACAAGGAAAATTGTGCAGCAGGCCAGCCTTCG CTTCTGGTCCAGCCCCCTCCCATCCGGGTTCGAGTTCAAATTCAGGATAACCTTTTCCTCATCCCTGTCCCACACAG TGATGTCCGTTGTGTGGCTTGGCTAGCAGAGCAAGCCGCCCAGCGCTACTTCCAAACTTGTGGGCTACTCCCAAGGCTCACCCTACGGAAGGATGGAGCACTACTGGCCCCACAGGACCCCATCCCTGATGTGTTGCAAAGTAACGATGAG GTGTTGGCTGAAGTGACTTCATGGGACCTTCCTCCACTGAAGGACCGCTACCGCAGAGCCTGCCAGAGCCTGGGACAAG GCGAGCACCAGCAAGTGCTCCAGGCCATGGAGCACCAGAGTTCAAGCCCTTCGTTTAGTGCCTGTTCCCTGGCCTTGTGCCAAGCCCAACTCACACCCCTGCTGAGGGCCCTCAAGTTACACACAGCGCTCCGGGAGCTGCGCCTTGCTGGGAACCGACTAGGGGATGCGTGTGCTACTGAGCTGCTGGCCACCCTGGGCACCATGCCGAACCTGGTCCTCCTCGATCTCTCTTCCAATCACTTGGGCCAGGAAGGTCTGCGTCAGTTTGTCGAAGGCTCCTCAGGCCAGGCTGCTTTGCAG AACTTGGAGGAACTGGACTTGAGTATGAATCCACTCGGAGATGGTTGTGGCCAGGCCCTGGCCTCCCTTCTGCGGGCCTGCCCCACGCTCAGCACCCTGCGCCTACAGGCCTGTGGCTTCAGCCCCAGCTTCTTCCTGAGCCACCAGGCTGCTCTGGGTAGTGCCTTCCAAG ATGCCGAGCACCTGAAGACCTTGTCCTTATCCTACAATACGCTTGGTGCTCCTGCCCTGGCGAGGGTGCTCCAGAGCTTACCGGCCTGTACCCTCCTGCATTTGGAGCTTAGCTCTGTGGCAGCCAGCAAGAGCAACTCGAGTCTCATGGAGCCTGTTATCAAATACTTGACCAAG GAAGGCTGTGCTCTGGCCCACCTAACCCTGTCTGCAAACTGCCTGAGTGACAAGGCTGTGAGAGACCTGAGCAG ATGTCTCCCTTGCTGCCCCTCACTCACCTCTCTGGACCTGTCTGCCAACCCTGAGGTCAGCTGTGCCAGCCTGGAGGAGCTCTTGTCTGCCCTACAAGAGCGGTCCCAAGGCCTCAGCTTCCTAGGCTTGTCAG GCTGCTCTATTCAAGGCCCGCTGAACTCTGACCTCTGGGACAAGATCTTCGTGCAGTTGCAGGAGCTGCAGTTGTGCAGCAAAGACCTGAGCACAAAAGACCGAGACACCCTGTGTCAGAGACTGCCGGAGGGTGCCTGCACACTGGACCAAGGTTCCAAGCTCTTCTTTAAATGCCTCTGA